A region from the uncultured Desulfovibrio sp. genome encodes:
- the hisC gene encoding histidinol-phosphate transaminase: MSEISVRQEIMALKAYVPGLSIAEIQDKYNLPQVIKMASNENPLGMPPLAREAVERHAAGAFRYPQGGNPRLAKALGQRHGVDEHRVVVGNGSDEIIDLLIRILAIPGAHNIVCFNPCFSIYPIQGRICGVEIRRQPLEEDFSFNFAALLELVDANTRIVFVTTPDNPSGFCPPRTAVEALARDLAHKAPDCLLVVDEAYVDFAENEKAASLLASGIMPKNTAFMRTFSKSFGLAGMRVGYGILPDHLADFVWRARLPFSVNILAEEAALAALADDTFYNATQDAVRTGRKELFAGLTALGCKVWPSEANFLMFGMPEGAPTAAECFETLLARGIIIRPLKSYSLPDLLRVSIGNQQENLAFLSAMADIIARKGEKA, encoded by the coding sequence ATGTCCGAGATCAGTGTGCGCCAGGAAATTATGGCCCTCAAGGCCTATGTTCCCGGCCTTTCCATTGCCGAAATCCAGGATAAGTACAACCTGCCCCAGGTTATCAAGATGGCCAGCAACGAAAACCCGCTGGGCATGCCCCCTCTGGCCCGCGAGGCTGTGGAACGCCACGCGGCCGGGGCCTTCCGCTATCCTCAGGGCGGCAATCCGCGACTGGCAAAGGCACTGGGGCAGCGACACGGCGTTGACGAGCACCGCGTGGTTGTGGGCAACGGTTCGGACGAAATCATTGACCTGCTCATCCGCATTCTGGCGATACCCGGCGCGCACAACATTGTGTGCTTCAACCCCTGTTTCAGTATTTACCCCATTCAGGGGCGCATTTGCGGCGTAGAAATCCGGCGGCAGCCTCTCGAGGAAGATTTTTCCTTCAACTTTGCCGCCCTGCTGGAACTGGTGGACGCCAACACGCGCATTGTTTTTGTGACCACGCCCGACAATCCCTCGGGCTTTTGCCCCCCACGCACTGCCGTGGAGGCCCTTGCGCGCGATCTGGCGCACAAGGCCCCCGACTGCCTGCTGGTGGTGGACGAAGCCTACGTGGATTTTGCCGAAAATGAAAAAGCCGCATCCCTGCTGGCGAGCGGCATCATGCCCAAGAATACTGCCTTCATGCGCACGTTTTCCAAAAGCTTCGGGCTTGCGGGCATGCGCGTGGGCTACGGCATTTTGCCTGACCATCTGGCAGACTTTGTCTGGCGTGCGCGCCTGCCCTTCTCTGTCAATATTCTGGCGGAAGAGGCGGCTCTGGCGGCTCTGGCTGACGACACCTTTTACAACGCCACGCAGGATGCCGTGCGCACAGGCCGCAAGGAGCTGTTTGCGGGTCTGACCGCTCTGGGCTGCAAGGTGTGGCCGAGCGAAGCGAACTTTTTGATGTTCGGCATGCCCGAGGGCGCGCCCACCGCTGCCGAATGCTTTGAAACCCTGCTCGCGCGCGGCATCATCATCCGTCCGCTCAAGAGCTACAGCTTGCCGGATCTGTTGAGGGTCAGCATTGGCAACCAGCAGGAAAACCTCGCATTCCTTTCCGCCATGGCAGATATTATTGCCCGCAAAGGGGAAAAGGCATGA